A single window of Eucalyptus grandis isolate ANBG69807.140 chromosome 1, ASM1654582v1, whole genome shotgun sequence DNA harbors:
- the LOC104452558 gene encoding beta-bisabolene synthase-like, whose translation MALQALSTSFLPSSFHHNQSPLLFFRHLRSSSSAATSSTTSSAQFVTCASKIEVQAIGRHSANWQPSVWDYDYLQSLSVNYKEDKCSEEVQRLKKEVKGLFDGEMNQVAKLKFIDVVQRLGLGYRFETEIKNALSSIYNNTEDAQLSDNLDVVSLRFRLLRQHGYNTPQDVFQRFMSKTGTFNESLNEDVKGLLGLYEASFHGLEGETILDEAWTFASKHLKDLNLNEISTNLASHVSHALHLPIHWRLNRLEARWFIDMYKKQQDMIPSLLRLAKLDFNLVQSVYRKEVSNLARWWVELGVNKMTFCRDRIVESYFWSNSMVFEPQHTAYREMNGKLASMVVLIDDVYDIYGTPEELELLTDFIVRWDITDIDRLPPIIRDSFMAMYNTTNEIGYWTMRERGINPIPYLRKVWAEECKAYLKEVHWRSKGIKPTLKEYIDVATNSSGGVVLMLPSYFLTTDKLTEEGLDYVSKIPSIMRCSSKMLRLINDLSTSSHEVARGDNLKALECYMNETGASEEAAREHIMHMVREAWKWMNRAVFEDYRIPGLGPFLGACVNTARICHTFYGCGDGFGQPSNITKDSLASAIYDPVPLD comes from the exons ATGGCTCTTCAGGCATTGTCAACAAGCTTCCTCCCCTCCTCATTTCACCATAACCAGTCCCCTCTCTTATTCTTTAGGCACctccgctcctcctcctccgccgccacctcctccaCTACCTCCAGTGCTCAATTCGTGACATGTGCTTCGAAGATTGAAGTTCAAGCGATTGGGAGACATTCGGCAAATTGGCAACCTAGTGTTTGGGACTATGACTATTTGCAGTCACTTAGCGTTAATTACAAG GAGGATAAATGTTCGGAGGAAGTCCAAAGGTTGAAGAAAGAAGTCAAGGGTCTATTCGACGGGGAGATGAATCAGGTGGCCAAGCTCAAGTTCATTGACGTGGTTCAAAGACTAGGACTAGGATACCGATTTGAGACGGAGATCAAGAATGCTCTAAGTTCCATCTATAACAACACCGAAGATGCTCAACTTTCGGACAATCTTGATGTCGTTTCCCTTCGATTCCGGCTACTTAGACAACATGGATACAATACACCGCAAG ATGTGTTTCAAAGATTTATGAGCAAGACGGGCACATTCAATGAATCGCTCAATGAAGATGTGAAGGGGCTTCTTGGTCTTTATGAAGCTTCTTTTCATGGATTGGAAGGTGAAACCATACTCGATGAAGCTTGGACCTTTGCTTCTAAGCATTTGAAGGATCTAAACCTCAACGAAATTTCCACTAATTTAGCGAGCCACGTGAGTCATGCATTACATTTGCCTATCCACTGGAGGCTAAACAGGTTGGAGGCTCGGTGGTTCATTGACATGTACAAGAAACAACAAGACATGATCCCCTCTTTGCTACGATTGGCTAAATTAGACTTCAATTTAGTGCAGTCAGTCTATAGGAAGGAAGTCAGCAATCTGGCAAG GTGGTGGGTTGAACTTGGGGTGAACAAGATGACCTTTTGTAGGGACAGGATAGTGGAAAGCTATTTTTGGAGCAATAGTATGGTTTTCGAACCTCAACATACAGCTTATAGAGAAATGAATGGGAAGCTTGCTAGTATGGTGGTACTTATTGATGATGTTTATGATATATATGGGACGCCAGAAGAACTTGAGCTCTTAACAGATTTCATTGTCAG GTGGGACATCACAGACATCGATAGGCTTCCTCCAATAATAAGGGATAGTTTCATGGCCATGTACAACACGACCAACGAAATTGGGTATTGGACGATGAGAGAgcgaggaatcaaccccatccCTTACCTGCGGAAAGTG TGGGCCGAAGAATGCAAGGCGTACCTGAAGGAGGTCCATTGGCGCAGCAAGGGCATTAAACCGACCCTGAAGGAATACATTGACGTTGCGACGAATTCATCCGGAGGGGTGGTTTTGATGTTGCCCAGTTACTTCCTAACCACGGATAAATTGACGGaagagggacttgattacgtgtCGAAAATCCCAAGCATCATGCGTTGTTCTAGCAAGATGCTTCGACTCATCAATGATCTCAGTACATCATCG CATGAAGTGGCACGAGGAGACAACTTGAAGGCACTGGAATGCTACATGAATGAAACCGGTGCGTCGGAAGAGGCCGCGCGTGAACACATCATGCATATGGTGCGTGAGGCCTGGAAGTGGATGAATAGAGCCGTGTTTGAAGACTACCGAATTCCCGGATTAGGGCCTTTTCTTGGTGCCTGTGTAAACACGGCACGAATTTGTCATACTTTTTACGGATGTGGAGACGGATTCGGCCAACCCAGTAATATTACCAAGGACTCTCTTGCGTCGGCTATATACGATCCCGTGCCCCTCGATTAG